Proteins encoded by one window of Mycolicibacterium sp. ND9-15:
- the gap gene encoding type I glyceraldehyde-3-phosphate dehydrogenase: MTIRVGVNGFGRIGRSMYRALLAQQAEGKSTDLEIVAVNDLTDNATLAHLLKFDSILGRLPEDVSLEGDDTIVVGSKKVKALAVKEGPSALPWGDLGVDVVIESTGIFTDAAKAKGHLEAGAKKVVISAPAKGEDLTVVLGVNDDQYDGSQNIISNASCTTNCLAPVTKVLNDEFGIVKGLMTTVHAYTQDQNLQDGPHKDLRRARAAAINIVPTSTGAAKAIGLVMPELKGKLDGYALRVPIPTGSATDLTVELSKPGSADEINAAFKAAAEGPLKGILKYYDAPIVSSDIVTDPHSSIFDSGLTKVIDNQAKVVSWYDNEWGYANRCVDLAALVGKSL, translated from the coding sequence GTGACCATCCGAGTAGGCGTGAACGGCTTCGGCCGTATCGGGCGCAGCATGTATCGGGCCCTGCTGGCGCAGCAAGCCGAGGGAAAGAGCACCGACCTCGAAATCGTGGCGGTCAACGACCTCACCGACAACGCCACGCTGGCGCACCTGCTCAAATTCGACTCGATCCTGGGCCGCCTGCCCGAGGACGTCAGCCTCGAAGGTGACGACACCATCGTCGTCGGCAGTAAGAAGGTCAAAGCCCTGGCCGTCAAGGAGGGCCCCTCGGCTCTGCCCTGGGGTGATCTCGGCGTCGACGTGGTCATCGAATCCACCGGCATCTTCACCGACGCCGCCAAGGCCAAGGGGCATCTGGAGGCGGGCGCCAAGAAGGTTGTCATCTCCGCGCCGGCCAAGGGCGAAGACCTCACCGTGGTGCTCGGCGTCAACGACGACCAATACGACGGCAGCCAGAACATCATCTCCAATGCGTCCTGCACCACGAACTGCCTTGCTCCGGTGACCAAGGTGCTCAATGACGAGTTCGGCATCGTCAAGGGCCTGATGACCACCGTGCACGCCTACACCCAGGACCAGAACCTGCAGGACGGCCCGCACAAGGATCTGCGTCGTGCCCGTGCCGCCGCAATCAACATCGTGCCCACCTCCACCGGTGCAGCCAAGGCCATCGGTCTGGTGATGCCCGAACTGAAGGGCAAGCTCGACGGCTACGCGCTGCGGGTGCCGATTCCCACCGGATCGGCCACCGACCTGACCGTCGAACTGTCCAAGCCGGGCAGCGCCGACGAGATCAACGCGGCGTTCAAGGCGGCCGCCGAGGGACCACTCAAGGGCATCCTCAAGTACTACGACGCGCCGATCGTCTCCAGCGACATCGTCACCGACCCGCACAGTTCGATCTTCGACTCCGGGCTGACCAAGGTGATCGACAACCAGGCCAAGGTGGTGTCCTGGTACGACAACGAGTGGGGCTACGCCAACCGCTGCGTCGACCTGGCTGCGCTGGTCGGCAAGTCGTTGTAG
- a CDS encoding phosphoglycerate kinase: MAVKTLDDLLAEGVSGRGVLVRSDLNVPLDDDGTITDPGRIRASVPTLKRLAEAGAKVVVTAHLGRPKSGPEPKFSLGPVAVALSEQLDRHVQLASDVVGTDALARAEGLTDGDVLLLENVRFDSRETSKDDGERLALAKQLVELVGDDGAFVSDGFGVVHRKQASVYDVATLLPHYAGTLVAAEVTVLRQLTGSEERPFAVVVGGSKVSDKLAVIESLAEKADSLLIGGGMCFTFLASQGASVGTSLLEEDMIDTCRKLLETYGDVIHVPVDIVVADEFKADATPEIVRADRIPDGKMGLDIGPGSVERFTNLLSNARTVFWNGPMGVFEFPAFAAGTKGVAEAIITATGKGAFSVVGGGDSAAAVRQLGLPEDGFSHISTGGGASLEYLEGKTLPGLAVLEE; the protein is encoded by the coding sequence GTGGCTGTCAAGACGCTCGACGACCTTCTGGCAGAAGGGGTTTCGGGACGGGGCGTGCTGGTCCGCTCGGACCTCAACGTCCCGCTGGACGACGACGGGACGATCACCGATCCGGGCCGGATCAGAGCGTCGGTCCCGACGCTGAAGCGGCTCGCCGAAGCCGGTGCCAAGGTCGTCGTCACCGCCCACCTGGGGCGCCCGAAAAGCGGGCCGGAGCCTAAGTTTTCGCTCGGGCCGGTGGCGGTCGCGCTGAGCGAACAACTCGACCGGCATGTGCAACTGGCCAGCGATGTCGTCGGCACCGACGCCCTGGCCCGCGCCGAGGGCCTCACCGACGGCGACGTGCTGCTTCTGGAGAACGTCCGCTTCGATTCTCGCGAGACCAGCAAGGACGACGGTGAACGGCTGGCGCTGGCCAAGCAGCTGGTCGAGCTCGTAGGGGACGATGGAGCTTTCGTCTCCGACGGTTTCGGGGTGGTGCACCGCAAGCAGGCCTCGGTGTATGACGTCGCAACCCTGCTGCCGCACTACGCCGGCACGCTGGTGGCCGCCGAGGTCACGGTCCTGCGGCAGCTCACCGGTTCCGAGGAGCGGCCGTTCGCGGTGGTGGTGGGTGGTTCGAAGGTCTCCGACAAGCTCGCGGTCATCGAGTCGCTGGCGGAGAAGGCGGACAGCCTGCTCATCGGTGGCGGGATGTGCTTCACGTTCCTGGCCTCCCAGGGCGCTTCGGTCGGCACCTCGCTGCTCGAAGAGGACATGATCGACACCTGTCGCAAGCTGTTGGAGACCTACGGGGACGTGATCCACGTGCCGGTCGATATCGTCGTCGCCGACGAGTTCAAAGCAGACGCGACGCCCGAGATCGTGCGCGCCGACCGGATTCCCGACGGGAAAATGGGCCTGGACATCGGGCCCGGTTCGGTCGAGCGGTTCACCAACCTGCTGTCCAACGCCAGGACGGTTTTCTGGAATGGACCGATGGGCGTGTTCGAGTTCCCGGCGTTCGCGGCCGGCACCAAGGGCGTCGCTGAGGCCATCATCACCGCCACCGGTAAGGGCGCGTTCAGCGTCGTCGGCGGCGGGGACTCCGCGGCCGCCGTGCGTCAACTCGGGCTGCCGGAGGACGGCTTCTCCCACATTTCCACCGGCGGCGGCGCGTCGCTGGAATACCTGGAGGGTAAGACCCTGCCCGGCCTCGCAGTTTTAGAAGAGTGA
- the tpiA gene encoding triose-phosphate isomerase produces the protein MTRKPLIAGNWKMNLNHFEAIALVQKIAFALPAKYFDKVDVAVIPPFTDLRSVQTLVDGDKLLLSYGAQDLSQHDSGAYTGDTSGAFLAKLGCTYVVVGHSERRTYHHEDDALVAAKAAAAFRHGLVPIICIGEQLEVREAGNHVEHNVESLRGSLAGLSAEQIGQAVIAYEPVWAIGTGRVASAADAQEVCKAIRDELGKLATPQLAAGVRVLYGGSVNAKNVGEIVAQEDVDGALVGGASLDGEQFATLSAIAAGGPLP, from the coding sequence GTGACTCGCAAGCCGCTGATCGCCGGCAACTGGAAGATGAACCTCAACCACTTCGAGGCGATCGCGCTGGTGCAGAAGATCGCGTTCGCGTTGCCTGCGAAGTACTTCGACAAGGTCGACGTCGCGGTGATACCGCCGTTCACCGACCTGCGCAGCGTGCAGACGCTGGTCGACGGCGACAAGCTGCTGCTGTCCTACGGCGCGCAGGATCTCTCGCAGCACGATTCGGGCGCCTACACCGGCGACACCAGCGGCGCGTTCCTGGCCAAGCTGGGCTGCACCTACGTCGTCGTCGGGCACTCCGAACGCCGCACCTATCACCATGAGGACGACGCGCTTGTCGCCGCGAAGGCCGCTGCCGCGTTCCGGCACGGTTTGGTGCCGATCATCTGTATCGGCGAGCAACTCGAGGTTCGCGAGGCGGGCAACCACGTCGAGCACAACGTCGAGTCGCTGCGCGGCTCGCTGGCTGGGCTGTCGGCCGAGCAGATCGGCCAGGCTGTGATCGCCTACGAGCCGGTGTGGGCGATCGGTACCGGCAGGGTAGCCAGCGCCGCCGACGCGCAGGAGGTCTGCAAGGCGATCCGCGACGAGTTGGGCAAGCTGGCGACGCCGCAGTTGGCGGCTGGCGTCCGCGTCCTGTACGGCGGCTCGGTGAACGCCAAGAACGTCGGCGAGATCGTCGCGCAGGAGGACGTCGACGGGGCCCTCGTCGGCGGGGCTTCGCTGGACGGGGAGCAGTTCGCAACGCTGTCGGCTATCGCGGCCGGCGGGCCGCTGCCGTAG
- the secG gene encoding preprotein translocase subunit SecG: MELALQIILVVTSVLVVLLVLLHRAKGGGLSTLFGGGVQSSLSGSTVVEKNLDRLTYFVTGIWLVSIVGVALLIKYS, translated from the coding sequence ATGGAATTGGCCTTGCAGATCATCCTGGTCGTGACCAGCGTCCTGGTCGTGCTCCTGGTGCTGCTGCATCGCGCCAAGGGCGGCGGCTTGTCCACGCTGTTCGGCGGCGGCGTCCAGTCCAGCTTGTCCGGGTCGACGGTGGTGGAGAAGAACCTGGACCGGTTGACCTACTTCGTCACCGGCATCTGGCTGGTTTCGATCGTCGGCGTCGCGCTGCTCATCAAGTACAGCTGA
- a CDS encoding ATP-binding protein, whose translation MCHSVQVSAGVPPSGVVTFLFTDIEGSTRRWESDAASMRVDLAVHDKCLRSAIETNDGFVFSHSGDGMAAAFASPNSAINAAIHAQRELQLPVRMGIATGEAELRDNDYFGMVLNRAARLMSAGHGGQVLIAESTAGLLSGVDLIDLGPRRLRDLPNPISVFQLRMPGLREEFPPLKTVDTRSGNLRTPTTTFIGRESEVADVVTAVRAHRMVTLTGSGGVGKTRLAVEVAAQLTDEFHDGIWVFELAAIADPESVPDAVAAVLAITQQPGKTVTESVAAAQEGRVRLLIFDNCEHVREAAADVVEAILARSSTVRALATSREGLGVEDERVWLVPSLDVRGGVNSAAAALFVDRACGVASTFSIANAADAAAVVEICRRLDGIPLAIELAASRMASMTASDVRDRLDQRFRLLVGSRRGLERHQTLHHAVAWSYDLLSDEEKALLTRCSVFSGGFDIESACAVSRSDDEFATLDLLDALVRKSLLVAGRSAGKARYSMLETVRQFAEEQLAESSDADAVRTAHARHFAGREADILALWSGPRQREAYSWFTTELSNLRTAFRWAAETGDIDAAAPIASYAALLGVLTEHFEPVTWAEELIPAARAVDHPRLMSLFVTATHCWMVGRIEEARRYGDEGQRLYDEGRRGMPPGLESWLSGAYTNIGLPGRSIETFRRLRAHDDDPYGLTRSGMVLALMRAGFHAEAKAIAKDLVDTAEAIPNPWGQSYARLVFGMAWCDTDPGRARDALRRGLAIAQDSGDRYNESHLANVLGRLEAQYGDPGSALDYLKSAIANYHDSGNTFTIRVPLASLAVCLDRLGRGEDAAVIAGYASGHLSNACLPELGTAIGHLREVLGEQGYADLSHRGERMTAAAVVAYAYNQIDEARAQLVQQA comes from the coding sequence ATGTGCCATTCTGTGCAGGTGTCCGCGGGGGTGCCGCCGTCGGGCGTAGTGACGTTCCTGTTCACCGATATCGAGGGTTCGACCCGTCGGTGGGAATCCGACGCGGCGTCGATGCGGGTCGACCTTGCGGTACATGACAAGTGTTTGCGCTCGGCGATCGAGACTAACGACGGGTTCGTGTTCAGCCACAGCGGCGACGGGATGGCTGCTGCGTTCGCTTCGCCGAACTCGGCCATCAACGCTGCGATCCATGCGCAGCGGGAATTGCAGTTGCCGGTGCGCATGGGTATCGCCACCGGCGAGGCCGAGCTACGGGACAACGACTACTTCGGGATGGTGCTCAACCGCGCCGCCCGGCTGATGAGCGCCGGGCACGGGGGGCAGGTCCTTATCGCGGAGTCGACGGCGGGTCTGCTCAGTGGTGTGGACCTAATCGACTTGGGGCCTCGACGGCTGCGCGACTTGCCGAACCCGATCAGTGTCTTCCAGCTTCGGATGCCCGGCTTGCGGGAGGAGTTCCCGCCGTTGAAGACCGTCGACACGCGTTCTGGCAACCTTCGGACGCCGACGACCACCTTCATCGGCCGCGAGTCCGAGGTTGCCGACGTGGTGACCGCGGTGCGTGCCCACCGGATGGTCACGCTGACCGGCTCCGGTGGCGTGGGCAAGACACGTTTGGCGGTAGAAGTCGCCGCGCAGCTGACCGACGAGTTCCACGACGGTATATGGGTTTTCGAGTTGGCCGCGATCGCCGATCCCGAGTCCGTGCCCGACGCGGTGGCCGCGGTGTTGGCTATCACCCAGCAGCCGGGAAAGACGGTGACCGAGTCGGTTGCCGCCGCGCAGGAGGGCCGAGTCCGGTTGTTGATATTCGACAACTGCGAGCATGTCCGCGAGGCCGCGGCCGACGTGGTGGAGGCGATCTTGGCCAGGTCTTCGACGGTTCGGGCACTGGCGACCAGTCGCGAGGGGTTGGGCGTCGAGGACGAGCGGGTCTGGCTCGTGCCGTCACTAGACGTTCGGGGTGGTGTCAACTCGGCGGCGGCGGCGCTCTTCGTCGACCGCGCGTGTGGCGTCGCTTCTACCTTCTCAATCGCCAACGCCGCCGATGCCGCTGCGGTGGTCGAGATCTGTCGTCGTCTCGATGGCATCCCTCTGGCAATCGAATTGGCGGCGTCGCGGATGGCGTCGATGACCGCCAGCGACGTGCGGGATCGCCTCGACCAACGCTTCCGGCTGTTGGTGGGAAGCCGACGCGGGCTGGAACGTCATCAGACACTGCACCATGCCGTGGCCTGGTCCTACGACCTGCTCAGCGACGAAGAGAAGGCGCTTCTGACGAGATGTTCGGTATTCAGTGGCGGGTTTGATATCGAAAGCGCTTGCGCAGTAAGTAGGTCCGACGACGAATTCGCTACTCTGGATCTGCTTGACGCCCTTGTGCGCAAGTCGTTGCTCGTCGCAGGGCGCTCGGCGGGCAAGGCCCGCTACTCGATGCTCGAAACCGTCCGCCAGTTCGCCGAAGAGCAACTGGCGGAAAGCAGTGATGCGGACGCGGTTCGAACGGCGCATGCGCGCCACTTCGCAGGGCGCGAAGCAGACATCCTCGCGTTGTGGAGCGGTCCCCGGCAGCGGGAGGCCTACAGCTGGTTCACCACCGAGTTATCCAACCTGCGCACCGCATTTCGGTGGGCCGCCGAGACTGGGGACATCGATGCGGCAGCGCCGATCGCCTCGTATGCCGCCTTGCTCGGCGTGCTGACGGAACACTTCGAACCGGTGACTTGGGCCGAAGAACTCATTCCGGCTGCCCGTGCCGTCGACCATCCCCGGCTGATGTCTCTTTTCGTGACGGCGACGCACTGCTGGATGGTGGGGCGCATCGAAGAGGCCCGACGCTACGGCGACGAGGGTCAGCGGTTGTACGACGAGGGCCGACGTGGGATGCCGCCGGGGCTGGAGAGCTGGCTTAGCGGGGCGTACACAAATATCGGGCTGCCAGGACGTTCAATCGAGACGTTCCGTCGTCTGCGCGCACATGATGATGACCCGTACGGTCTGACGCGCTCGGGGATGGTTTTAGCCTTGATGAGAGCCGGCTTCCACGCCGAGGCGAAAGCCATCGCGAAGGATCTTGTCGATACCGCCGAGGCGATACCGAACCCGTGGGGACAGTCCTACGCGCGTCTCGTCTTCGGCATGGCATGGTGCGACACCGATCCCGGCCGCGCCCGTGACGCCCTGCGAAGGGGGCTGGCGATAGCTCAGGACAGCGGCGATCGCTACAACGAATCGCATCTCGCGAACGTCCTCGGTCGGCTCGAGGCGCAGTACGGCGACCCGGGGTCGGCACTCGACTACCTCAAGTCGGCGATTGCCAACTACCACGATTCTGGTAACACCTTCACGATTCGAGTCCCACTCGCCAGCCTCGCGGTGTGCCTTGACCGCCTTGGACGCGGGGAGGATGCCGCCGTGATCGCAGGGTATGCGTCCGGTCATTTGTCGAACGCATGTCTGCCCGAACTCGGGACCGCGATCGGACATCTGCGTGAAGTCCTCGGCGAGCAGGGGTATGCCGACCTCAGCCATCGAGGGGAACGGATGACCGCCGCCGCCGTGGTTGCGTACGCATACAACCAAATCGACGAGGCGCGAGCGCAACTCGTTCAGCAGGCCTGA
- the ppc gene encoding phosphoenolpyruvate carboxylase translates to MGDVTELEPIGAVKRTRVGRDATEPMREDIRLLGAILGDTVREQNGEEMFDLVERARVESFRVRRSEIDRAELAGMFDGIEIRRAIPVIRAFTQFALLANVAEDIHRERRRAVHVEAGEPPQDSSLAATYAKLDAVELDAGTVAEALAGALVSPVITAHPTETRRRTIFDTQHRITELMRLRLHGHIRTDDGRDIEQELRRHILTLWQTALVRLSRLKIQDEIETGLRYYPAAFFEVIPQVNGDVRTELNARWPDAGLLDEPIVRPGSWIGGDRDGNPNVTAEVVRLATGSAAYTALDHYFAEIAALEEELSMSARLVQISGALEALAARCDEPARADEPYRRALRVIRARLTSTAKEILDEQPEHELDLGLERYQTPAELLADLNVVDQSLRTNGSAVLADDRLARLREAVHTFGFHLCGLDMRQNSEVHEEVVAELLAWAGVHPDYGSLAEAQRVELLAGELATRRPLVRDGAELSELARKELDIVAAAARAVEVFGSRAVPNYIISMCESVSDLLEAAILLKEAGLLDVAADTPYAPVGIVPLFETIDDLKRGSSILEAALDLPVYRSIVSARSESQEVMLGYSDSNKDGGYLAANWALYRAELDLVESARKTGIRLRLFHGRGGTVGRGGGPSYEAILAQPPGAVNGSLRITEQGEVIAAKYAEPQIAHRNLETLVAATLEATLLDVEGLGDEAGPAYEVLDDLAVRAQRAYAELVHETPGFVDYFKASTPVSEIGALNIGSRPSSRKPTTSIADLRAIPWVLAWSQSRVMLPGWYGTGTAFEEWIGQGPEPEHARLELLQDLYRRWPFFRTVLSNMAQVLAKSDLGLAARYAELVDDEELRRRVFDKIVAEHARTIRMHKLITGQDDLLADNPALARSVFNRFPYLEPLNHLQVELLRRYRSGDDDELVQRGILLTMSGLATALRNSG, encoded by the coding sequence ATGGGTGACGTCACCGAGCTCGAACCGATCGGTGCGGTGAAGCGCACCCGGGTGGGCCGCGACGCCACCGAGCCGATGCGCGAGGACATCCGGCTTCTCGGCGCGATACTCGGCGACACCGTGCGCGAGCAGAACGGCGAGGAGATGTTCGACCTCGTCGAGCGCGCACGCGTGGAGTCGTTCCGGGTGCGCCGTTCCGAGATCGACCGCGCCGAACTCGCGGGGATGTTCGACGGCATCGAGATCCGCAGGGCGATTCCGGTCATCCGCGCCTTCACCCAGTTCGCACTGCTGGCCAACGTCGCCGAGGACATCCACCGGGAGCGTCGGCGGGCCGTCCATGTCGAGGCGGGGGAGCCGCCGCAGGACAGCAGCCTGGCCGCCACCTACGCCAAGCTCGACGCCGTCGAGTTGGATGCCGGCACCGTCGCCGAGGCGCTGGCAGGGGCGTTGGTGTCGCCGGTGATCACCGCGCATCCGACCGAGACCAGGCGGCGCACGATCTTCGACACCCAGCACCGCATCACCGAGTTGATGCGGCTGCGGCTGCACGGCCACATCCGGACCGACGACGGTCGCGACATAGAGCAGGAACTTCGCCGCCACATCCTCACGCTGTGGCAGACTGCGCTGGTTCGGTTGTCCCGGTTGAAGATTCAGGACGAGATCGAAACCGGCTTGCGGTACTATCCGGCCGCATTCTTTGAGGTCATCCCGCAAGTGAACGGTGACGTGCGCACCGAACTGAACGCGCGCTGGCCCGACGCCGGGCTGCTCGACGAGCCGATCGTGCGGCCCGGGTCGTGGATCGGCGGCGATCGGGACGGCAACCCGAACGTCACGGCCGAGGTGGTCCGCCTCGCCACCGGCAGTGCCGCTTACACGGCGCTGGACCACTACTTCGCCGAGATCGCCGCGCTCGAGGAAGAGCTGTCGATGTCCGCGCGCCTGGTCCAGATCAGCGGTGCCCTCGAAGCGTTGGCCGCCCGCTGCGACGAACCCGCGCGGGCCGACGAGCCGTATCGGCGAGCATTGCGCGTGATCCGCGCCCGACTTACCTCGACGGCCAAGGAGATCCTCGACGAGCAACCCGAACACGAACTCGATTTGGGCCTCGAGCGCTACCAGACACCCGCCGAGTTGCTCGCCGACTTGAACGTGGTCGACCAGTCGCTGCGCACCAACGGCAGCGCGGTGCTGGCCGACGACCGGCTCGCCCGGCTGCGAGAAGCCGTGCACACGTTCGGTTTTCACCTCTGCGGGCTCGACATGCGACAGAACTCCGAGGTGCACGAGGAGGTCGTCGCCGAGCTACTCGCGTGGGCGGGGGTGCACCCTGACTACGGCTCACTGGCCGAGGCGCAGCGGGTGGAACTGCTGGCCGGCGAGCTGGCGACCCGGCGACCGCTGGTCAGGGACGGCGCCGAACTGTCCGAATTGGCCCGCAAGGAACTCGACATCGTGGCGGCGGCCGCGCGGGCCGTGGAGGTGTTTGGGTCGCGGGCGGTGCCGAACTACATCATCTCGATGTGCGAGTCGGTGTCGGACCTATTGGAGGCCGCGATTCTGCTCAAAGAGGCCGGCCTGCTGGACGTGGCGGCGGACACACCGTATGCGCCGGTGGGCATCGTGCCGCTGTTCGAGACCATCGACGATCTGAAGCGCGGCTCGTCGATTCTCGAGGCGGCGCTGGATCTCCCGGTGTACCGGTCGATCGTGTCGGCGCGCAGCGAGAGCCAGGAGGTGATGCTCGGCTACTCCGACTCCAATAAAGACGGCGGTTACCTGGCGGCGAACTGGGCGCTGTACCGCGCCGAACTCGACCTGGTGGAGTCGGCACGCAAAACCGGAATCCGGTTGCGACTCTTCCACGGTCGCGGAGGCACGGTCGGTCGCGGTGGCGGGCCGAGCTACGAGGCCATCCTGGCGCAGCCGCCCGGCGCGGTGAACGGATCGCTGCGGATCACCGAGCAGGGCGAGGTCATCGCCGCCAAGTACGCCGAGCCGCAGATCGCACACCGCAACCTCGAGACCCTTGTGGCTGCCACGTTGGAGGCGACGCTGCTCGACGTCGAAGGGCTCGGCGATGAAGCGGGTCCGGCCTACGAGGTGCTCGATGACCTGGCCGTGCGCGCTCAACGGGCATATGCCGAATTGGTCCATGAGACACCGGGTTTCGTCGATTATTTCAAGGCCTCGACGCCGGTGAGCGAGATCGGCGCACTCAACATCGGCAGCCGGCCGTCGTCGCGCAAACCCACCACCTCGATAGCCGACCTGAGGGCGATTCCGTGGGTGCTGGCATGGAGCCAGTCGAGGGTCATGCTGCCCGGCTGGTACGGCACCGGAACGGCGTTCGAGGAGTGGATCGGTCAGGGGCCCGAGCCTGAGCACGCTCGTCTCGAGTTGCTGCAGGACCTGTACCGGCGGTGGCCGTTCTTCCGTACCGTGCTGTCGAACATGGCGCAGGTACTGGCGAAATCCGACCTGGGGCTGGCGGCCCGCTATGCCGAACTCGTCGACGACGAAGAGCTACGGCGGCGGGTGTTCGACAAGATCGTCGCCGAGCACGCCCGTACGATCCGGATGCACAAGTTGATCACCGGCCAGGACGACCTGCTGGCCGACAACCCGGCGCTGGCCCGTTCGGTGTTCAACCGCTTCCCCTACCTGGAGCCGCTGAACCACCTCCAGGTCGAGTTGCTGCGCCGCTACCGCTCCGGTGACGACGACGAACTCGTCCAGCGCGGAATCCTGCTGACAATGAGCGGGTTGGCGACGGCGCTGCGCAACAGCGGCTAG
- a CDS encoding ABC transporter substrate-binding protein, which produces MQTLRVGVALPDPPFNGMPDGTGLDIDLMHALGDKIGATVEFVPYEGADFEGVFDGLGTDYDCVAAGTTVTPEREKKAAFLAPYVISGQSLAVDTRRLPRVTSVDDLEGLTIGVQRGNTSQPIAERLVAQGKARAVRTYGYGTIRTAITDLTTGACDAFMKLAPVLTELVKPVPGVEVVQRGITVEDIAIAVPRGDQALFGRLTVAQAELEADGTLQRIRRKWLGNPYTDQNLAVR; this is translated from the coding sequence ATGCAGACGCTGAGAGTCGGGGTGGCTCTGCCCGACCCGCCCTTCAACGGAATGCCCGACGGCACCGGCCTCGATATCGACCTGATGCATGCACTCGGCGACAAGATCGGTGCGACAGTCGAATTCGTGCCGTACGAAGGTGCCGACTTCGAGGGCGTCTTCGACGGGCTCGGTACCGACTACGACTGTGTCGCCGCTGGCACCACGGTCACGCCCGAGCGCGAGAAGAAGGCGGCGTTCCTCGCGCCGTATGTAATCTCCGGCCAGTCGCTGGCCGTCGACACCCGCCGGCTACCGCGCGTCACGTCCGTCGACGACCTCGAGGGGCTGACCATCGGCGTGCAGCGAGGCAACACCAGCCAGCCCATCGCCGAGCGTCTCGTCGCGCAGGGCAAGGCCCGCGCCGTCCGCACCTACGGCTACGGCACCATCCGCACAGCGATAACGGATCTCACCACGGGCGCGTGCGATGCGTTCATGAAGCTCGCGCCGGTGCTGACCGAACTGGTCAAACCCGTCCCCGGGGTCGAGGTCGTCCAGCGCGGCATCACGGTCGAGGACATCGCGATCGCCGTTCCGCGCGGTGACCAGGCGCTCTTCGGAAGGCTCACTGTCGCGCAGGCCGAACTGGAGGCGGACGGGACGCTGCAACGGATCCGCCGAAAATGGCTCGGCAACCCGTACACCGACCAGAATCTCGCGGTGCGGTGA
- a CDS encoding DUF7715 family protein: MKILVATALTQGTHPGDYNHCVEGELVWVQEPCDRDIRDSRMPCGCGRGFAGAASHRATTTARVVESPLTREELVTAFQTSLQDGGWPAEWAEDVVEDNIFAASQFPVGTVVGRNLELLISRPQHAR, encoded by the coding sequence ATGAAAATCTTGGTTGCGACGGCGCTGACTCAGGGCACGCACCCGGGTGACTACAACCATTGCGTGGAGGGTGAGCTCGTTTGGGTGCAGGAGCCATGCGATAGGGACATTCGCGATTCGCGAATGCCGTGCGGATGCGGGCGTGGATTTGCCGGGGCGGCGTCGCATCGCGCGACGACCACGGCCCGAGTCGTCGAAAGTCCGTTGACTCGAGAGGAGTTGGTGACGGCCTTCCAAACCAGCCTTCAGGATGGCGGCTGGCCGGCCGAGTGGGCCGAGGACGTCGTGGAGGACAACATCTTCGCCGCATCGCAGTTCCCGGTCGGAACCGTCGTCGGACGCAACCTCGAATTGCTGATCTCACGGCCTCAGCATGCGCGCTGA